The Geothrix sp. DNA segment AACTGAGCATCGTGGGCCAGATCTCGAAGGAGACCGCCCGGGATGCCGAGGGCAGCCGGGCCACCATCGAGAATCTGGTGGCGAACCTCAACCAGGTGGCCGAGATGATCGCCCGCACCAATGCCCAGACGACCCTGCTCCACGAAAAGGGCGAGGAGATCAACCAGATCGTCCAGGTCATCACGGATGTGGCCGACCGCACCAACCTGCTGGCCCTGAACGCGGCCATCGAGGCGGCCCATGCCGGCGAGATCGGCAAGGGCTTCGCCGTCGTCGCCGAGGAGGTGCGCACCCTCTCGGAGAACACCAAGGATGCCGCCGCCTCCATCGCGGCCACCATCGAATCCTTCGGCGAGGCCACCAGCCGGATGATCAAGGACTCCGAGCAGGTGAAGGACATCGCCGAGGGCAGCCGGAACGCCGTCACGGAATTCCGCGCCCAGGTGCTGAAGTTCGCCGATTCCGCCAACACCTCGCTCACCCAGATCAACAAGGCCCAGGACTTCAGCTTCGCCTCCCTGGTCAAGGTGGACCACTTCCTCTTCAAGCAGAACGGGTACCGGGTGATCCACCAGGGCGCCCAGTCCGCCGAGTCCCGCGCCATCCAGACCGATCACCGGGGCTGCCGCCTGGGGACCTGGTACTACGAGGGCCAGGGCGCCGAGATGTTCTCCCACGTCCCGTCCTTCAACCGCCTCGAGGCCCCCCACGCCCGGGTCCACCAGCACATCCAGGAGGCGGCCGGCCTGTTGGCTGGCGGCTGGGAGAAGGACTCCGAAGTCCAGAACCGCATCTATGGCCACTACGAAGCCGCCGAGCGGGCCAGCGAAGAGGTGGTCCAGGTGCTCGACCGAATGGTCGAGGAGCGGCACCGCGCGGTCTGATTACTTCAGTGCTTCATGCAGGGCCACGATGCCCCCCGTGAGGTTCGTCCAGCGGACCTCGCGGAAACCCGCGCCTTCCAGTTCCGCCGCCAGGGCCTGCTGATCGGGGAAGGTCCGGATGCTCTCCGGCAGGTAGGTGTAGGCCGAGGCGTCTCCACTGATCCAGCTCCCGATGCGGGGCAGCACCCGCAGGCTGTACCAGTCGTAGAAGGCCTTGAGGCCGGGCAGGACCGGCGTGCTGAACTCCAGGATGGTGAGCTGCCCGCCGGGGCGCAGCACCCGCAGGAACTCGGCGTAGGCCCGGGGGCGGTCCTCCACGTTCCGGATGCCGTAGCAGATGGTGATCCCGTCGAAGCTGGCCTCCCGGAAGGGCAGGCGCTGGGCGTCGGCGTCGCTGGAGGCCCAGATGAGCTTTGCGAACCCCTTGCGCGCGAATTTCGCAGGCCCCAGGCGCAGCATGGCGTGGGTGAAGTCCGTGCTCACCACTTCGGCCCCGCGCCGCGCCAGCGCCAGGCTCGAATCCCCCGTGCCCGCCGCAACGTCCAGGAAACGCTTCCCGGGACCGGCTCCGCTGGCCCGGGCCATGCGCCACCACCACCAGAAATCCGCGCCGCCTGAAAGCACGTGATTCAGGAGGTCGTACTTCCCGGCGATGGCCGAAAACATCTGCTGCACTTGCCTGCCTTCCAGCATCCAACCTCCTGGGACCTTCTATTGAACCAGAGTAGGAGCGCGTTGACCGAAGGTAGAGGCTAGGCAAGCGGCCTCGGGCCTTCCATCTTGAACCCAACCCAATCCGGAGGACCGAGATGAGCAACGCTGCTGCAGAGCAGGTCAAGGGAGGCAGTTTCCTGCTGACCCCCATCGGGGCCATGCCCCAGTTCACGCCCGAGGAATTCGGCGATGACGCCAAGGAATTCGCCCGGGCCGCCAAAGACTTCATCCAGGGCGAGGTGCTGCCCCGCGACGAGCAGATCGACAAGCTGGACCTGCCCCTCACCGTGGAGCTCATGAAGAAGGCCGGAGAACTGGGCCTGCTGGGCCTGGAGATCCCCGAGGCCTACGACGGCATGGACGTGGACAAGCGCACGGCCATGCTCGTGCTGGAGGAGATGAGCAAGCAGGGCAGCTTCGCCGTGACCTACAGCGCCAACACCGGCATCGGCACCCTGCCCATCGTCTACTTCGGCACCGAGGCCCAGAAGCAGGCCTACCTGCCCAAGCTCGGCACGGGCGAGTGGCTGGCCGCCTACGCCCTCACCGAGGCTGGCAGCGGCTCCGACGCCCTGGCGGCCAAGACGACGGCCGTGCTCGACGGCGACAGCTGGGTGCTGAACGGCACCAAGATGTGGATCACCAACGCCGGCTTCGCCGATGTCTTCATCATCTTCGCCAAGATCGACGGCCAGCACTTCAGCGCCTTCATCGTCGAGAAGACCGATCCCGGCATCAGCACCGGCGCCGAGGAGAAGAAGCTCGGCATCAAGGGCAGCTCCACCCGCACCGTGATCCTCGAGAACTGCCGCATCCCCAAGGACCGGCTGCTGGGCGAGATCGGCAAGGGCCACAAGATCGCCTTCGGCATCCTCAACATCGGCCGCTTCAAGCTGGGCCTGGGCAGCCAGGGCGGCATGAAGCGGATCCTCGAATACGTCATCCGCTACACCACCGAGCGCCAGCAGTTCGGCAAGTCCATCAATGCCTTCGGCATGATCCAGCAGAAGCTGGCGGACATGGCCACCAAGATCTTCGTGCTCGAGGCCCTGAACTTCCGGACCATCGGGTACATCGACGAGGCGCTGCACGCCACCAGCTGGGACAGCCCCACCGCCGGCGCCGACAAGATGGCCGCCATCGACGAGTACGCCATCGAGTGCAGCATATCCAAGGTCTGGGGCAGCGAGGCCCTCTTC contains these protein-coding regions:
- a CDS encoding methyl-accepting chemotaxis protein, which gives rise to MGSRLHYLVAISLGLFLLFGHLASGASRLTTWAWVDFGATALLLALALYSIIRIRKAIDHLTAILKAAARGSLDQRLTGIKTGAATGELAWAVNDLLDQQEAYFREVLSAFEHATHGQTYRLAMEQGLHGSFKDAIVRVNVSVESLGQVQQMALKEKLIGRITDLNSGNLIANLKSIQEYLMDMTQELSIVGQISKETARDAEGSRATIENLVANLNQVAEMIARTNAQTTLLHEKGEEINQIVQVITDVADRTNLLALNAAIEAAHAGEIGKGFAVVAEEVRTLSENTKDAAASIAATIESFGEATSRMIKDSEQVKDIAEGSRNAVTEFRAQVLKFADSANTSLTQINKAQDFSFASLVKVDHFLFKQNGYRVIHQGAQSAESRAIQTDHRGCRLGTWYYEGQGAEMFSHVPSFNRLEAPHARVHQHIQEAAGLLAGGWEKDSEVQNRIYGHYEAAERASEEVVQVLDRMVEERHRAV
- a CDS encoding class I SAM-dependent methyltransferase produces the protein MLEGRQVQQMFSAIAGKYDLLNHVLSGGADFWWWWRMARASGAGPGKRFLDVAAGTGDSSLALARRGAEVVSTDFTHAMLRLGPAKFARKGFAKLIWASSDADAQRLPFREASFDGITICYGIRNVEDRPRAYAEFLRVLRPGGQLTILEFSTPVLPGLKAFYDWYSLRVLPRIGSWISGDASAYTYLPESIRTFPDQQALAAELEGAGFREVRWTNLTGGIVALHEALK
- a CDS encoding acyl-CoA dehydrogenase family protein; protein product: MSNAAAEQVKGGSFLLTPIGAMPQFTPEEFGDDAKEFARAAKDFIQGEVLPRDEQIDKLDLPLTVELMKKAGELGLLGLEIPEAYDGMDVDKRTAMLVLEEMSKQGSFAVTYSANTGIGTLPIVYFGTEAQKQAYLPKLGTGEWLAAYALTEAGSGSDALAAKTTAVLDGDSWVLNGTKMWITNAGFADVFIIFAKIDGQHFSAFIVEKTDPGISTGAEEKKLGIKGSSTRTVILENCRIPKDRLLGEIGKGHKIAFGILNIGRFKLGLGSQGGMKRILEYVIRYTTERQQFGKSINAFGMIQQKLADMATKIFVLEALNFRTIGYIDEALHATSWDSPTAGADKMAAIDEYAIECSISKVWGSEALFFVADEAVQAYGGYGFSAEYPPEKALRDCRINRIFEGTNEINRLLIAGTLLKRAMKGELPLMQFGQQVAKEIANPIKAETFTGPLARLKHGVELSKRQCMLAAGLAVQVLGQKLVDNQEVMARMSDMLMEIYAMESAVVRAERMVETGHRWAQIARDMTELFVNESWHKVHGNARMLCADVVEGEALRHALAGVKAFTEFHPTSSARLRGRIASELIQKGIYPIEVA